In a single window of the Dreissena polymorpha isolate Duluth1 chromosome 3, UMN_Dpol_1.0, whole genome shotgun sequence genome:
- the LOC127875418 gene encoding uncharacterized protein LOC127875418, whose amino-acid sequence MATNSNVFTDKETNNWFKACIALNVTKEGLTNFVDKEIKKVHNAIGRSCGNCLTENLVKCPTKGTCKQFANCNFHNSITKRTRQCPRNLCNSVMKNIITQHRYNGPSWINTNAKQWSTNHWQIAKCFFPPDGYINVSSVQATDFNGVISVLLNCKHFDNCFSFTIAPKEPAPKCVLTQARELGRTIRHTPDCKVTDAELVDYLHTLDTLLADPKFLAQDPAATLARTKLANLQKDGVILTKAEFDEYLKELHRLLIKAQQTGEQISLAKESVLQEISTYMNVHTTDGLLEIEKKTHEAIQRIGKEVIKQTTANYEQASQEFARRIKRFYAENLMHVPVSPLLPSCDKDLREMYVTPIIYRIEQLQDGSRKKTDQIYTYKDIICQEDMSIRRVFLQGEPGTGKSTFAAKLVLDWCSELPQSKDPYEQDAEFDDVTSLHEFKFVFHIALRNSIDQREIETMIKDQIIDMIYAKEDRSDACKLVQQIFEKEKCLLVQDGLDDWVDSKGKVAQPIMIPHGNQCTIFITTRPWKMSDDRIKDSQIDGLVELDGVNDPFKLSERIMGCLVFDELEGKHDEFKTHIMKTCGLKELITSPMMVALLVCSWLDGIHLKGSLCEIYSILIDSLIKKASNITGYFHPPPVKCFKDTNYIQPNIAFIQALSKTAFALLFSDAKESSIVFSENILLSYVSNEHKNFALKAGILLERKTSGFTKRSITCSFIHKTLQEFLAAYHIARNEKMIDDVIFRYLNAFSDAFLEISQVFVFLCGLNIKAANQLSCLINQKTKAIGPDTDVSRKLQHMVINGYEEANANQYTHKDICLQLTHFYFDYTVNKDQNALSCIMEANASRVLSLGVADRAETSAQACVLRDAHVLSKLIKSVCKCLKYLYLDVDIVEKKMDLSSCRKLETVCVNGAVNLSRGCFLTLTDLKHLTLTLCCTWNRLDLSSCQHLRTLDLSGPGTLLPTALNSLKRLEHLTLSCACVGLDLSHCHEIETIELRGEITLQPKTLSKLTKLTSIVLYRTNKIFLKNYKTPEKFTLPLAPSIKHLKLVHCNLQSDVLCHLFDTLSMFDRNVTCTLYALIIFEKDQERIRHTGNQTYKACIHLICDEDSFFLYEALENMRIRSLSLESVNDLSIFQETIKTITGLEKLRIVVNTFAIVNTCTKAGFELPLSVNHMLLVFLSLTPSGLQVQLDKLKEGTQNCLDVVLMFGCEGPLDQYKNILTQLEAFTNVHFEKYEILDRRNIHSYKTDVTDDDAEKNDLRNLEDDSKEDTNFIRKVRFQAEKIIKIALHFN is encoded by the exons ATGGCTACCAATTCAAATGTATTCACCGACAAGGAGACCAATAACTGGTTCAAGGCGTGCATAGCACTTAATGTGACGAAGGAAGGATTGACTAACTTTGTggacaaagaaataaaaaaggtccATAATGCTATTGGGAGAAGTTGTGGGAATTGCTTGACCGAGAATTTGGTTAAATGTCCAACTAAAGGAACATGTAaacagtttgcaaattgcaactTCCATAATTCAATAACGAAACGAACCAGACAATGTCCCCGCAATCTGTGTAATTCGGTTATGAAAAACATCATCACCCAACATAGATACAATGGACCTTCTTGGATCAACACCAACGCGAAACAATGGTCGACCAATCACTGGCAAATCGCCAAATGTTTTTTCCCACCGGATGGATATATTAATGTTTCGTCAGTACAAGCAACGGACTTCAATGGTGTCATCAGCGTGCTTCTTAACTGCAAACACTTTGACAATTGTTTTTCGTTTACCATCGCACCGAAAGAACCGGCACCGAAATGCGTTTTAACACAG GCCCGTGAATTAGGCCGAACTATTCGTCACACACCCGACTGCAAAGTCACAGACGCTGAACTAGTTGACTACCTACATACATTGGACACGCTTCTGGCTGATCCAAAGTTTTTAGCACAGGATCCTGCTGCTACATTGGCCAGAACTAAACTAGcgaat TTACAGAAGGACGGAGTTATCTTAACTAAGGCTGAATTCGATGAATATTTGAAAGAGCTGCATCGATTACTGATAAAGGCACAACAGACCGGTGAACAGATTTCCCTTGCAAAAGAATCTGTGTTGCAAGAGATTTCTACATACATGAATGTACATACGACGGATGGCTTACTTGAGATAGAAAAGAAGACACATGAGGCCATACAACGGATTGGTAAAGAAGTAATAAAACAGACAACTGCAAACTACGAACAAGCTTCACAAG AATTTGCACGGCGTATTAAGCGTTTCTACGCTGAGAATTTAATGCACGTGCCGGTTTCACCATTGTTACCAAGCTGCGATAAAGATCTACGAGAAATGTATGTAACTCCAATAATATACAGAATAGAACAACTTCAAGATGGTTCACGCAAGAAAACCGATCAAATTTACACATACAAAGACATAATCTGCCAAGAGGATATGTCTATTCGAAGAGTATTCTTACAAGGCGAGCCCGGCACAGGTAAATCTACATTTGCTGCAAAATTGGTTCTAGACTGGTGTTCAGAGCTTCCTCAATCAAAAGACCCATATGAACAAGACGCCGAATTTGACGATGTTACATCACTGCATGAATTCAAATTCGTTTTTCACATCGCGTTAAGAAATTCAATTGATCAGCGTGAGATAGAGACGATGATTAAAGATCAAATTATAGACATGATATATGCGAAAGAAGATCGTTCAGACGCCTGCAAACTTGTtcaacaaatatttgaaaaagaaaaatgcCTTTTGGTTCAAGATGGTCTTGACGATTGGGTCGATTCAAAAGGCAAAGTTGCTCAACCGATAATGATACCTCATGGTAATCAATGTACAATATTTATCACAACTCGGCCGTGGAAAATGTCTGATGATCGGATTAAAGACTCACAAATTGATGGTCTGGTTGAACTAGACGGAGTAAATGACCCTTTCAAGCTAAGTGAACGGATTATGGGTTGTCTCGTGTTTGATGAGTTAGAAGGTAAACACGATGAATTCAAAACTCACATAATGAAAACATGTGGATTAAAGGAATTGATAACTTCACCAATGATGGTTGCATTACTTGTATGCTCGTGGCTAGATGGAATACACTTGAAAGGATCCTTGTGTGAAATATACAGCATTCTGATCGATAGTCTTATTAAAAAGGCAAGCAATATAACTGGTTATTTTCATCCGCCACCAGTCAAGTGTTTTAAAGACACAAACTATATACAACCAAACATTGCATTTATACAAGCTCTTTCAAAAACAGCTTTTGCATTACTGTTTTCGGATGCAAAGGAAAGCTCGATAGTGTTTAgcgaaaatattttgttatcatatgTGTCAAACGAACACAAAAACTTTGCTCTCAAAGCTGGTATTTTATTGGAAAGAAAAACATCAGGGTTTACTAAACGATCAATCACGTGCTCATTCATCCATAAGACTTTACAAGAATTTCTAGCTGCTTACCATATCGCAAGAAATGAAAAGATGATCGATGATGTAATTTTCAGGTACCTTAACGCATTTTCTGACGCGTTTCTCGAAATATCTCAGGTATTTGTCTTTTTATGTGGATTAAACATTAAAGCAGCGAACCaactttcatgtttaataaatcaGAAAACCAAAGCAATTGGTCCAGATACTGATGTAAGTCGCAAACTACAACACATGGTGATCAATGGATACGAAGAAGCAAATGCCAACCAATATACGCACAAAGACATATGTTTACAACTTACTCACTTTTATTTTGACTATACAGTGAACAAAGATCAAAACGCCTTATCGTGCATCATGGAAGCAAATGCATCACGTGTTCTGTCATTGGGCGTTGCTGATCGAGCAGAAACATCGGCACAGGCTTGTGTGCTAAGAGACGCACACGTATTGAGTAAGCTAATAAAATCGGTTTGCAAATgtctaaaatatttgtatttagatGTAgacattgttgaaaaaaaaatggacCTATCGTCTTGCCGCAAATTAGAAACTGTATGTGTCAATGGAGCTGTGAATCTGTCCCGGGGTTGTTTTTTAACACTTACGGATCTaaaacaccttacacttacactGTGTTGCACGTGGAATCGATTAGACCTTTCATCCTGTCAACATTTAAGAACATTAGATCTCAGTGGACCAGGAACCTTATTACCTACCGCACTAAACAGCCTAAAGAGACTTGAACATCTTACGCTATCCTGCGCGTGTGTTGGTCTGGACTTGTCACATTGCCACGAAATTGAAACAATTGAACTCAGAGGAGAGATCACCTTGCAACCGAAAACCCTATCTAAACTAACTAAACTAACAAGTATTGTTTTATAtcgaacgaacaaaatatttttaaaaaattataaaactcCTGAAAAATTTACACTACCACTTGCGCCATCTATCAAGCATTTAAAACTTGTACACTGCAACCTGCAATCCGATGTGCTTTGTCATTTGTTTGACACCTTGTCGATGTTTGATCGCAATGTGACATGCACGCTTTATGCGCTTATAATTTTTGAAAAGGATCAGGAAAGGATCAGACACACAGGGAATCAAACTTATAAGGCGTGTATTCATTTGATATGTGATGaagacagtttttttttatacgaGGCACTGGAAAACATGAGGATTCGGAGTCTGAGTCTGGAGAGCGTGAACGATTTGTCAATATTTcaagaaacaataaaaacaatcacgGGTTTGGAAAAGCTTCGCATTGTTGTCAACACATTCGCAATTGTCAACACATGCACAAAAGCCGGGTTTGAGCTGCCCCTTTCGGTAAACCATATGCTACTGGTATTCCTATCTTTGACGCCGTCAGGGCTTCAAGTGCAGTTGGATAAACTCAAAGAAGGAACACAAAATTGTTTGGATGTTGTATTAATGTTTGGCTGTGAAGGTCCATTGGACCAGTATAAAAATATTCTAACCCAGCTTGAGGCATTCACAAATGTACACTTTGAGAAGTATGAAATACTTGATAGAAGGAATATTCACAGTTATAAAACTGATGTTACCGATGATGATGCAGAGAAAAACGATTTGAGGAATTTGGAGGATGATAGCAAAGAGGACACGAACTTCATCCGTAAAGTGCGGTTCCAAGCTGAGAAAATAATAAAGATAGCATTACATTTTAATTAA